ATTAACATTAAGTCAAAAAGTGGGAAAAAGTGGGAAATTTTGGAAACTTTTATATAAATTTGTCCCAAATGAAAAATTTCATTGGGACATATGAGTGTAAAATTGACGACAAAGGCCGCTTAAAAGTTCCTTCATCTTTAATCAAACAGATGGAAAACTTCGACGATAAGGCGTTTGTAGTCAAGAGATCTGTGTTCCAACCCTGCCTGGAAGTTTACCCAATGAATGCATGGGACAAACTGATGGGCAAAATAAATAAATTAAACAGATTCATTAAAAAGAATGCTGATTTCATACGAATGTTTACGGCAGGCGTAAAAACAGTAGAACTGGATAATGCAGGAAGGCTTCAGATCTCTAAAGACCTGGTAACCTTTGCAAACCTTCAGAAAGATACTGTAATTACCAGCGCAGGAGAGCTTTTCGAAATTTGGGATAAAGAAGCCTATGAAAAGGTGATCGCAACCAACGAAGCCGATTTTGCCAGCCTTGCTGAAGATGTGATGGGCTCTTTCGATGAAGAATAAGAACCACGCAGTTGTAGCGTGATAAAAAACACAAGTTAAGCATGTACCATAACCCCGTTTTATTAAAGCAGAGTGTTGATGATTTGGTGACGAATCCGGACGGAATATACGTGGACTGCACTTTTGGAGGCGGAGGCCACTCCAGGGAAATCCTGAACAGGCTTTCGGACAAAGGAAGATTGTTCAGTTTTGATCAGGATCTTGATGCTCTTAAAAATGCAATTGATGATCCCAGATTTACACTGGTAAACCAGAATTTCAGATTTCTGGAAAACTCCCTGCTGATGTATGGAGTTCCTCAGGTAGACGGAATCCTGGCAGACTTAGGCGTTTCATCCCATCAGTTTGATGAGGCAGAAAGAGGATTTTCAACAAGAAGTGATGCCCCTCTGGACATGAGAATGAACGTGATGCAGAATCTTGATGCTAAACGGGTGATTAATGAATACGGAGAAGAAGAGCTTGCTGACATTTTCTACCACTACGGAGAACTGAGAGAAGCAAGAAAGCTGGCGAGAGAAATCGTTCATCACAGAAAAACGAAGATCATCAATACCACGGAAGACCTGAAAAGGCTATTCAGCTACATTCCGCCCCATAAGGTTAATAAATTCTATGCCCAGCTTTTCCAGGCCATAAGAATTGAAGTAAATCAGGAGCTGGAGGTTTTAAAAGAAATGCTCGTTCAGGCCTACAACGTTCTGAAACCGGAAGGAAGACTGGTCGTTATTTCTTACCATTCATTAGAAGACCGTCTGGTAAAAAGATTCTTAAAGAACGGAATGTTTGAAGGTGAACCGGAAAGAGACATCTACGGAAATTATAAAAAAGCATTTGAGCTTCTGAAAAGTAAAGCGGTTATCCCAGACAGTGAGGAAATCGAAGAAAATTCCAGAGCCCGAAGTGCTAAAATGAGAACAGGAATTAAAATATAAAAGTGAATTGTGGAAAGTCAATAGTGATTTTTTCACATCACAAAATTGACAATTGACCACGAAGTGAATTCACTGCAAAGCAAATTGACAAACAAATAAATTGGCAAAAAGAACAACAAATCGCCCCCAGAAAAGACTCACTTTTATAGACATTATAAAAGGAAATTTTCTGAACCGTGATGAAATCAAAATACATTACAAGTATTTTCTGTTGTTGTTCATCCTGATGATGGCCATGATTTATAGCAACCATCTCGTCAACAAAAAAATTAAAATTGTTAATGCTTTAAAAGAAGAAACAGAAGAATATAAATCAAGAAACGCTTACGCCCAGAGTAAGCTGATCAAAGTAAAAATGGAATCGGAGCTGGGGAAAGAAGTAGCAAGGGATTCTTTAATGACCCTTGAAAATCATCCTCACAAACTGCTAATTAAACTAGACAGTACAGATGCAAAAACAAAATGAATACGACAACAAACGTAAAAAAACGTTAAGGTGGGGCTATCTCTTCGCAGTGGCAGCTCTGTGCGTATTCGTAATGTTTCTTACAAGGATTGTAATCCTGCAAAACACTAACGTTCAGGAAATTAAAGACGATTACATTAATAAAAATTATCGCGAAGCAACCCTGAAAGCTGCCCGCGGAAACCTTTTCGCCTCAGACGGTTCTATTCTGGCTACCACCGTAATGCGTTATGACATCTATCTTGATTTTAAAACTATGAAAGACAGTGTCTACACCAACAATATTGGGGCACTTACTGATTCTTTGAGCAAAATGTTTGGAAAATCCAGAGGAGAATTCAGACAGAAATTTGATGAGCAGAAAAAGAAAAAAAACCAATACTATACCTTAGTAAAAGGGCTAGATTTCGACCAGTACGACAGAATCCGAAACTTTCCGATCTTCAAAAAAGGAAAAAATAAAGGAGGATTTATCGTTGACAGAAACTACAAAAGGGAATTAGCCACTTCAGAAATCGGAGCCGGAACCATCGGGATGGATAACGGTGAATTAAAATCCGGACTGGAAGGTGCTTTCTCCAAATACCTGACCGGAACCGACGGAAAAAGACTGGAGCAGAGAATCAATTCCTCTCAATGGAAACCAATTGATTACTGGAAAGTTAAGGAGCCTGTAGACGGAGAAGACGTATATACAACCCTGGACCTTAGAATTCAGGATATTGCACACTCCGCGTTAGAAAAACAGCTTATCAATTACGAAGCAAAGCACGGAACCGTGATCGTGATGGAGGTAGAAACCGGAAAAGTACGCGCGCTTGTCAACCTAAAAAGAACAGAATCAGGCGAATATGAAGACTCTTACAACTACGCCTTAAAAGATAACATCGAACCCGGTTCCACCTTTAAAACCATCTCTCTGCTTGCCGCAATGGATGACGGCTTTATTGATGAAAACACCACAGTAAACGTAGGAAACGGAGTATGGGTTTATGCCAAACAAAGAATTTCAGACGGCCACGGTGGAGGAACCTACGACATCAGTGATGTTCTTGCAAAATCCAGTAATGTGGGTACCGCAAAACTGATCACAAAATACTATGCAGAAAAACCACAGATATTTCTGGATCATCTGAAACGCTGGAAATTATTCGATAAAATGGATATCGAACTGCCGGGAATCACAAAGCCTAAAATCCTGACCCCGCAGCACTCGAGATGGAACGCTGCTACCCTGGCCTCCATTTCTTTCGGGTACTCCTCAAATATCAATCTACTACAGTTAACAACTTTCTATAATGGGGTTGCTAATGGTGGTAAAATGGTGAAGCCACTTTTCATTGACAAGATCATGAAAGACGGAAAAGTAATGTACAGCGCCAAGCCGGAAGTAATGGTCAACAAAATGGCTTCCGAAAAAGCAATTAAAATGATGACCAGCGCTCTGACCAAAGCCGTAGAAAAAGGAACCGGACGAAGCATCTTCACCCCGAACCTTAAAATGGCCGGAAAAACAGGAACGGCAAGATTTGAATATTGGCTTCCTGGTCCAATGAAATACCGTGCTTCATTCGCTGGTTTCTATCCCGCGGATAGTCCGAAGTACACCTGCTATGTAATGGTCAGCGAACCCAATACAGCAAAAGGATTTTATGGAGGAGCCGTTTCTGCACCCGTATTTAAGGAAATCGCAGGAAAAACATTCCTGAAAACACCACAGAATATTGAAAAAGAAATGCTGGTAGACAAAAGGGTAGACCTAAGCAAAATGGTTGAACCTAACGTCAAAGTAGCAGTTAATGATAAACAAATGCCTAACGTAGTAGGACTTATTGGTAAAAATGTAATTCCACAACTGGAAAACTTAGGATACCGTGTCGATTACAAAGGAGTTGGAAGGATCAAAGAGCAATTCCCACTGGAAGGTACTACGATCAGCAAGAACCAGAGAATTTATTTATCGCTGCAGAATTAATAGAAAAACAAAGTCCCGAAGGGACGATTTAACAAGGAATAGGATGCAATCCTATTAATAAAAATGATAATAACAGAATTAGTAAACAGAATCCCGGTAACAGCAATTCATGGCAACAGCAGCCGTGAAGTTACCGAATTGGTGTTTGACAGTAGAAAAGCTACAGAAAACTCCCTTTATATTGCAATAAAAGGAACTGTTTCTGATGGCCACTCTTTCATTTCCTCAGCAATTGAAAAAGGAGCCGCAACAATTGTCTGCGAAGAACTTCCGGAAGTATTGGCAGAAAATATAACCTATATACAGGTAAAAGATTCATCCAAAGCTTTAGGACATCTCGCTTCTAATTTCTATGGAAACCCTTCCAGAAAATTAAAACTGGTAGGAGTTACAGGAACCAACGGAAAAACATCTGTCTCTACCCTGCTTTTTGATGTTTTCAAAAATATGGGCTATGATTCTGCCTTACTTTCAACAGTTGAGATCAGAATAGGAGAAGAAATCATTCCCGCCACCCATACCACTCCGGATGTGATCACCATCAATAAAATTCTGGCTGAAGCAGTGGAAAAAGGATGTGAATTTGCTTTTATGGAAGTAAGTTCCCACGGGATTGCACAAAACAGAATCGAAGGATTGCACTTCAAAGTGGCAGGATTTACCAATCTTACCCACGATCATTTAGATTATCATAAAACCTTTGGCGAATATCTTAAAACCAAAAAAAGATTTTTCGACGAACTGGAAGGTACAGCCGTTGCCATTACCAATGTTGATGACAAAAACGGAAATGTGATGCTTCAGAACACCAAAGCAAAGAAAAAATCTTATGCTTTGAAAACGATGGCAGATTACCATGGAAAGCTTCTTGAAGTTGATTTTAACGGAATGCTTTTAAATTTCAACGGAAAAGAATTCTGGACAACGCTGACCGGAAAATTCAATGTCTATAACCTTCTTTTGGTTTTCGGAATCGCAGAAGAACTGGGTTTTGAGCAGGATGAAGTTCTTCAGGCTGTAAGTAAATTAAAAAGAGTTTCCGGAAGATTTGAAACATTCAGATCAGATGGCGGAATTTTCTTCATTGTAGATTATGCCCACACACCAGATGCCTTAGAAAACATTCTGGACAGCATCAACGATATCAGAACCAAAAATGAAAGACTTATCACTGTTTTTGGATGCGGAGGTGACAGAGACCACTCGAAAAGACCTGAAATGGGAAATATTGCCACCAAAAAATCAACACTGGCGATTATCACTTCAGACAATCCGAGAACAGAAGATCCCGCGCAGATCATCAAAGAAATTGAAGCAGGCGTTGAACCTCAGAACTTCAGCAAATACACTTCAATTCCAGACAGAAAAGAAGCCATCAAAATGGCTATAAAATTTGCAGAACCGAAAGATATTGTTCTCGTAGCCGGAAAAGGACACGAAACCTATCAGGAAATCAATGGTGTAAAACATCATTTTGACGATAAAGAAACGATTAATGAACTTTGGAAATTAATGAGTAAATAGAATTTAAAACGATCATTAATTAAAACTTGACAACATGCTATACTATCTATACGAATACTTAACCAGCCATGGAATCCATATCCCCGGATTAGGAATGTTGAAATACATTTCCTTCCGTGCAGGGATCGCCGTGCTTTTTTCTCTGGTCATTGCTCTGGTTTACGGAAAAAGAGTAATCAACTACCTGAGAACGAAACAAATGGGTGAACTGGTACGCGATCTTGGATTAGACGGGCAAAAGCAGAAAGAAGGAACCCCTACCATGGGAGGACTAATCATCATTCTGGCAACCATCATTCCGGTCCTACTATTTACAAGGATCACTAACGTCTACATTGTTCTCCTGCTGGTTTCTATGTTATGGATGGGTGCAATCGGTTTTCTGGATGATTATTTAAAGAAAATCAAAAAAAATAAAGACGGTCTGAGCGGTAAATTTAAAGTAGTCGGACAGGTGGGACTGGGACTGATTGTCGGAATCACCATGTATTTCCATCCGGACATTACCGTTAAAAGAAAATATGCCGATGCAAAAGTAGTGAACCGGAACAATGTAGAACAAAACTTTATGCCTACAGAAAAAATTACAGTCTCTACCGTTCCTTTTGCTAAAAATAATGAATTCGATTACAGCGGAATTCTGTTCTGGATGAATGATAAAGATGCCCATGAGTGGGCATGGATTGTCTTTATTCCTATTGTTATCTTCATTGTAACCGCCGTATCCAACGGAGCCAACATTACAGACGGTATAGACGGTCTTGCCGCAGGAACCAGTGTAGTCATACTGCTCACCCTTGCATTGTTCGCCTACCTTTCCGGGAACATTATCTTCGCAGATTATCTCAACATCATGTTCCTTCCGAATATGGGAGAAACCACCATTTTTGCAGTAGCCATGGTAGGTGCCGTAATTGGCTTTTTCTGGTACAATACCTATCCTGCACAGGTTTTTATGGGAGATACCGGAAGTTTAATGCTGGGAGGCGTAATTGCCGTTCTGGCCATTATCCTGAGAAAAGAATTACTGATTCCTGTTTTATGCGGAATTTTCTTAATCGAAAACCTATCCGTGATGCTTCAGGTAATCGTTTTCAAATACAGAAAGAAAAAATATGGGCTGGAATATGCCCAAAACAATAGACTGTTCAGAATGTCACCATTACACCACCACTATCAGAAAGAAGGTTTCCACGAAAGTAAAATCGTGAACCGTATGATTATTATTGGAGTAATACTGGCTATTATATGTCTGATCACACTGAAAATGAGATAATTTTTGTAAAAAGTAGAAAGTATTGATGTAAAAGACACCCTTACATTGTACGTTTTACAATTTACATTTTACAAAAAAATTAATTATGAAAATAGTTGTTTTAGGAGGAGGAGAAAGCGGATGTGGTGCTGCTTATTTGGCTAAAAAACAAGGTCTGGAAGTTTTTCTTTCAGACAAGGGAGCTATTAAGGATCACTACAAACAGTTTCTGACTGAAAATGAAATTGAATTTGAAGAAGGAAATCACAACGAAGAAAGAATTTTAAACGCAGACTGGATTGTAAAAAGCCCGGGAATTCCCAAAAAGGCAGAAATCATCCATAAAATTCATGAGAAAGGAATCAGACTTTCCTCTGAAATAGAATTTGCGTCAGAATTCACCAATGCTAAAATTATCGCCATCACCGGAAGTAACGGAAAAACCACCACAACTTCCCTGATCTATTATATCCTGAAAAATGACGGATTGAATGTAGGCTTAGGCGGAAACATTGGCTACAGCTTTGCCAGACAGGTTGCTGATGAAAACCATGAATATTATGTCCTGGAAGTAAGCTCTTTCCAATTAGATGATATTCAGAACTTCAGACCTTATATTTCCCTTCTATTGAACCTGTCTCAGGATCACCTGGATCAGTACAACTACAACTATGAGGAATATGCATTGGCTAAATTCCGAATCGCTGAAAATCAGGAAAATGACAATTTCTTCATCTACAATAAAGATGATGAAATGAGCAAAAATATTCTTGAAAAACTGGAGATCAGAGCCAAAATGATCCCTTTTTCAACCAAGGAAAAACTGGCAGAAGGAGGTTTTATCAATGAAGATAAAATTGAAGTTAAGATGAAAGATGAGTTCACCATGAAAATTGATGAACTTTCACTTCTCGGAAACCACAATGTTGCCAACAGTTTAGCCGCATCTATTGCAGGTAAAATACTGGAAATCAACAATGACAGCATCAGAAATTCCCTGATGACTTTCCAAGCAGTAGAACACAGGCTGGAATTTGTAACTGAAATTGAAGGAGTAAAATACATCAACGACAGTAAGGCAACCAACGTAAACGCCACCTATTACGCTTTAGAAAGTATGAAAACGCCTACCGTATGGATTGTAGGAGGACTGGATAAAGGAAACGACTACTCAGAAATTGAGGATCTGGTGAAAAGAAAGGTAAAAGCCATTGTCTGCCTTGGAATAGACAACCAGAAGATCATAGACTTCTTTAAAAACAAAAAAGAATTCATCTACGATACTTCAAGCATGGAAGAAGCCGTAAGAATATCAAAATCTCTGGCAAAGAACGGAGATACCGTTTTACTTTCCCCATGTTGCGCAAGTTTTGATCTTTTCAAAAGCTATGAAGACAGAGGAAAACAATTTAAAGAACAGGTATTAAAAGCCAATGGCCATTAGCCAGAAGCCAATAGCATTAAATATGGACGAACAGAACACAGAAAGCAGATTTGAATTTCTAAAGGGCGATAAAGTACTTTGGATGGTCATTCTTGTGATTTCCATTTTCTCTATCTTCCCTGTATATTCTGCAAGTTCAAATCTCGAATACATTGTCAATAACGGGACCACCACCGGTCACGTTATCAAGCATATGTTCTTTGTAGTCTTAGGTCTTGGAATCATGAGACTGGTAGGAACCGTAAAATATGAATACATCGGAAAACTCAGCAGCATCCTGCTGGGCCTGATGATTGTTCTATTGATCGTTACCATGTTTACGGGCCAAACCATCGACGGAGCCAGTGCTTCCAGATGGCTTAAAATTCCCGGAACTCCAATTTCATTCCAACCGTCATCATTCGCCTTTTTAATGCTGATTATTTACCTGTGCAGATATTTAACAAAGAAAATAACCAGAGAAAGACTCCCGATAGAAAATATCATGTACATTTTCGGGCCAATTCTTCTTGTATTTGTACTGGTAGCCAAGGATAACGGTTCAACCGCTTTGATGATTCTAATGGTTTCCGTAGTGGTTCTCATCATAGGACAGCTTCACTGGAAATACATTGCCGGATTTATCTCCGCATCATTTGTAGCCATTGTCTTCTTCCTGCTGATTGCACTGAATACCAACATGATCGGAGGAAACCGTGTACATACCTGGATGAGCCGTATCGAAACATTTACCTCCAGCAAGGCCAAAACAGCTGACGTAGATGACGAAAGCGTAAAAGCAAAAAACTATCAGGTAATGCAGGCTAAAGCAGCCATCGTTCATGGTGGAATTACCGGAATGGGGCCAGGAAAAAGCGCACTGAAACAAATGCTTCCCCAGTCTGCCTCCGACTTTATCTTCGCCGTTATCGTAGAAGAATACGGATTGATAGGTGCCGCCTTTCTGATAAGCCTCTATTTGATTATGATGATCCGGATTGTCATGATAGCCAGTAAAATGCCCGCCTTTTTTGGGTCGCTGCTGGTGCTCAGTCTCGGGGTAATGATCTTCATACAGCTCTCAGTAAATATAGCCGTTGCCGTCAACCTGATTCCAGTAACCGGACAGCCGCTGCCACTTATCAGCTACGGAGGAACCTCAATGCTGGTAACCTACCTTCAGCTGGGAATTATTTTAAATATAAGCTCAAGAATACAGATCTACGATGAAGAAGGAATGGGCAAAAAACAAAGCATAGCAGAAATTAACGATATCGCATAAAACAAAAGTCCCAAAGGGACGATTTAACAAAGAATAGGATAAAATCCTATTATATTGAAATTTGAATATTGAATTAAAATAAAACCGGGCACGGCCCCATTAAAATGAACAAAAAATTAAAAGTAGTATTATCCGGCGGCGGAACAGGAGGACACATCTTCCCGGCAATCGCCATTGCAGACGAAATCAGAAAAAGATTTCCTGATACAGAATTTTTGTTCATCGGAGCCAACGGAAAAATGGAAATGGAAAAAGTTCCTCAGGCCGGCTATAAAATTGAAGGAATTGATATCGCCGGAATAGACAGAGGGAACCTTTTATCCAATCTGGGCCTGCCTTTCAAAATTCTGAAAAGCCTGTCCAGATCCAAAAAAATCATTAAAAGTTTTGCTCCGGATTTTGCTGTCGGAACAGGTGGTTTTGCCAGCGGTCCGGCCTTATATGAAGCAAGCAAAATGGGAATCCCAATCTTTATTCAGGAACAGAATGCCCACGCAGGAGTAACCAATAAGATTCTGAGCAAGAAAGCAAAGGCCGTATTTACAGCCTATCCGAAAGTAGAAGGCTTCCCAGCAGAAAAAATAAAATTCCTGGGTAACCCGATTCGTGAGAATATCGTTACCGGAATGACGGAAACCGCTCTTGCCAAAGAAAAAATGGGAATAAGCAAAGATAAGCTGACCATCCTTTCCGTAGGCGGATCTTTGGGCTCCAGAACATTAAATAATGCCTGGAAATCGCATTTAAATGACATCATAAACAAAGACTATCAGCTGATCTGGCAAACAGGAAAACTCGATTATCAAAATATTATTGAAGAGACAAAAGATGTTGATACCCGAAATATCCAGATACGTGAATTCATTAAAGACATGGAACTGGCCTATTCCGCAGCAGATATTATTGTTTCGAGAGCCGGAGCCATTGCCATCTCAGAACTGGCCGTAGCAAAAAAACCGGTTCTGTTGGTCCCTTTCCCGTTTGCGGCAGAAGACCACCAGACCAAAAATGCCATGAATCTGGTTGAAAAAAATGCAGCCAGAATGGTAAAAGACTCTGAAATGCAGGAGAAATTCTGGAACACCTTATCAGAGATTTGCGAAAGCGAAAATTTAAGAAAAGAAATGTCTGACAATCTGGAATATTTTGCCAAGCCTGATGCCGCAAAACAGATTGTAGACGAAATAATGAAAAAGTTGTAGAAAATAGTAATAACAATACATTCTACATCATAGAGTAATACAAAAAGAAATGAATATTTTAGAAACATATCAGAAATTTTACTTCGTCGGAATCGGCGGGATCGGGATGAGTGCTCTGGCGCGTTACTTCAACGCATCAGGCAAAAAAGTATTGGGATATGATAAAACCGATACCAAACTGACTCAACAGCTGATGAAAGAAGGAATTGATATTGCTTTTGAGGATATTCTTGACGAAAGAATTACTTCCCTTCACAAAGAAGACACTCTGGTGATCTATACTCCGGCTATTAAAACACTGGGAATCCTTGATTATTTCAATCAAAACCAGTTTGAAGTTTTAAAACGTGCCAAAGTATTAGGACTGATCACAGAAAATACAGAATGTATTGCGGTAGCCGGAACCCATGGAAAAACCACCACCTCTACTCTGGTTTCCCATTTGTGTAAAGAAGCAGATCTTCCTTTCTCATGCTTTTTAGGAGGAATTTCTGAGAACTTTAAGTCTAACTTTCTGTACAATGGAACACAATATTCAGTAGTAGAAGCGGATGAATATGACAGAAGCTTCCTGAATCTTTCTCCGGACTGGGCGGTTATTACCTCTACCGATGCAGACCATCTTGATATTTATGGCGACAAAAGCCATATTGAGGAAGGATTCAGACAGTTTGCAGCACTGGTTCCGGAAGACAGACAGCTGTTTGTGAGAAAAGGACTAGAAATAGGCAGAGCGCATCAGACCTATGCCGTTAATGAAAAAGCAGATTACTATTCAGATAATCTGCGTATGGATCACGATAAAATCTATTTTGATTTCCATACCCCGACTGAAACCATAAAAGATTTCGTTTGGGAAATCCCGGGTATCCACAACGTGGAAAACGCCACGGCGGCATTGGCTATCCTGCACAATTTAGGCGTAGATTTTGAGACCCTGAAAAAGGCAATTGCCAATTTTAAAGGCATTAAGAGAAGATATACCAAACATATTTATCCAAACGGTAAAATCTACATCGATGATTACGCCCATCATCCAACAGAGATCAATGCCGTAATGAGTTCAGTAAGAACTTTTTATCCGGATAAAAAATTATTGGTGGTATTTCAACCGCATCTGTTCAGCAGAACAAGAGACTTTGCTGACGGATTTGCGGAAAGCCTCAGCAATTCTGATGAGCTGATCCTTCTGGACATCTATCCTGCAAGAGAACTTCAGGAAAATTTTGAAGGAATTACCTCAGACTGGCTTTTGGAAAAAGTAACCTTAGATAAAAAAGAAGTATCAGCATTATCCGATGCTTTTGAAAAGATAAAAGAAAAAGATTTTGACATTCTTCTAACCGTTGGCGCAGGAAATATAGACACCCTGTACGACCCTGTTTGTGAATGGATTTCAAAAATATAAGTTTAATCCAAACTGAATAAAAAAACTTGCGGCAATAGCGCTTATAGAAAAAAATGAAAAAAAAATACAGAATATTAAAAATTGCGGTCACTGTGATCATCTTAGGATTACTGCTGAGTTTCTCATTAAAGAGATTCAGTGGTCAGAAGATTACGGACCAAAAGATTTCTGTAAAAATGAATGAAAAAACACCGGTTTACTTTATCGATGAAAAAGATATAAGAGCCATTGTCAAAAAAGAAAACCCTTCAGGAAAAGTTGGAGATCTCAATATTCCCGCACTGGAAAAGAAGATTAACTCCCTTCCTGCCGTAGACAGTGCTAATGTATATTTAAATCTAAATGGTAAACTGAACTTGGATATTAAACAAAGAGTTCCTGTTTTCAGACTTAACAAGGACGGAAGAGATTTTTATGTAGACCAGAAAGGAACAGAGTTTCCTATTTCAAAGACCTATTCTCATCCTTGCATGCTCGTAACGGGAAATGTAAAACCCGAGGAATATCAGAAGCTGGCTGAATTGGTAGAAAAAATAGACAAAGATAATTTCAGCAAAAAATTCTTTATCGGAATCTCCAAATACAAGGACGATTATAATCTCCTGACCAGTGAAGGAAATTATAAAGTAGAAATAGGTGATCTTGATAATATTGAATTTAAAGTAAAAGGTTTTAAAGCGTTTGTAGAAAAATACCTGGTCTATCAGGATCCTCAGAAATACAATATGGTCTCCGTGAAATACCAAAACCAGATTGTAACCACTTTAAATCCTTATTTTAAAGAAAATGACAGTATTCTGAAGGCAGGAAATAAGGAGCTTGCAAAAGCCCCAATCCCTACATCAGCGAAGAAACCTGATTTAGCACCCAAACCCGCTGAAAAAAAGAAACCGGCTTCATCCTCAGCAAAGCCAAAAGAAAATATAAAGCCAAAAACAACGGCCAAACCAAAGGAAACGAAGAAAGCAGAGAAAAAGCCAGCAGCGGCAAAGCCCAAAGCAAAGGTCAAAATAGAATAAAATCTAGTCTCAGAAAGACATTTTAGCACAAAATTGGATAAGATCCAATCGGGAAAAAAGTAGAAAAAAAATCAAATCGATATAAACAAATGGAAAATCAAGAGTATTCAGTAGGTCTGGACATCGGGACAACAAAGATTGTCGCGATTGTCGGAAGGAGGAATGCACACGGGAAAATAGAAGTTCTCGGTGTAGGGAAGGCCAAAAGTCTTGGAGTTCATAAAGGTATTGTGAACAATATCTCACAGACCATTAATTCAATCAAGGCTGCCGTTTCTGAGGCACAGTCCAGCGCAGGTGTTCCCATCCGTAAAGTCACAGTCGGTATCGCAGGAAAACACATCCGTTCACTGCAGCATTCCGATTATATTATGCGTGAACATCCGGATAAATTTATTACAGATGATGACATTGAAGCACTGAAAGATCAGGTAAAAAAACTGGTTATGCTTCCCGGTGAAGAAATCATCCACGTACTTCCTCAAGAGTATAAAGTAGATTCCGAAGGCGAAATTCAGGAACCTGTAGGAATGCACGGAAAGCGTTTAGAAGCTAACTTCCACGTTGTAGTGGGACAGATGGGCAGCATCCGAAATATCGCAAGATGTGTAAGAGAAGCAGGCCTGGAAATGGAAGCCCTTACCCTGGAACCTCTAGCCTCTTCAGAAGCAGTACTTACCAAAGAAGAAAAAGAAGCCGGTGTTGCTATCGTAGATATTGGTGGTGGTACTACAGATATAGCTATTTTTAAAGATAATATCATCCGCCACACATGCGTAATTCCTTACGGAGGAGGCATTATTACGGAAGATATCAAAGAAGGCTGTTCCATTATCGAAAAACATGCAGAACAGCTGAAAGTAAAATTCGGTTCAGCAGTTCCCGAATTGGAAA
This region of Chryseobacterium vaccae genomic DNA includes:
- the mraZ gene encoding division/cell wall cluster transcriptional repressor MraZ; amino-acid sequence: MKNFIGTYECKIDDKGRLKVPSSLIKQMENFDDKAFVVKRSVFQPCLEVYPMNAWDKLMGKINKLNRFIKKNADFIRMFTAGVKTVELDNAGRLQISKDLVTFANLQKDTVITSAGELFEIWDKEAYEKVIATNEADFASLAEDVMGSFDEE
- the rsmH gene encoding 16S rRNA (cytosine(1402)-N(4))-methyltransferase RsmH, yielding MYHNPVLLKQSVDDLVTNPDGIYVDCTFGGGGHSREILNRLSDKGRLFSFDQDLDALKNAIDDPRFTLVNQNFRFLENSLLMYGVPQVDGILADLGVSSHQFDEAERGFSTRSDAPLDMRMNVMQNLDAKRVINEYGEEELADIFYHYGELREARKLAREIVHHRKTKIINTTEDLKRLFSYIPPHKVNKFYAQLFQAIRIEVNQELEVLKEMLVQAYNVLKPEGRLVVISYHSLEDRLVKRFLKNGMFEGEPERDIYGNYKKAFELLKSKAVIPDSEEIEENSRARSAKMRTGIKI
- a CDS encoding FtsL-like putative cell division protein, whose amino-acid sequence is MAKRTTNRPQKRLTFIDIIKGNFLNRDEIKIHYKYFLLLFILMMAMIYSNHLVNKKIKIVNALKEETEEYKSRNAYAQSKLIKVKMESELGKEVARDSLMTLENHPHKLLIKLDSTDAKTK
- a CDS encoding penicillin-binding transpeptidase domain-containing protein, with the protein product MQKQNEYDNKRKKTLRWGYLFAVAALCVFVMFLTRIVILQNTNVQEIKDDYINKNYREATLKAARGNLFASDGSILATTVMRYDIYLDFKTMKDSVYTNNIGALTDSLSKMFGKSRGEFRQKFDEQKKKKNQYYTLVKGLDFDQYDRIRNFPIFKKGKNKGGFIVDRNYKRELATSEIGAGTIGMDNGELKSGLEGAFSKYLTGTDGKRLEQRINSSQWKPIDYWKVKEPVDGEDVYTTLDLRIQDIAHSALEKQLINYEAKHGTVIVMEVETGKVRALVNLKRTESGEYEDSYNYALKDNIEPGSTFKTISLLAAMDDGFIDENTTVNVGNGVWVYAKQRISDGHGGGTYDISDVLAKSSNVGTAKLITKYYAEKPQIFLDHLKRWKLFDKMDIELPGITKPKILTPQHSRWNAATLASISFGYSSNINLLQLTTFYNGVANGGKMVKPLFIDKIMKDGKVMYSAKPEVMVNKMASEKAIKMMTSALTKAVEKGTGRSIFTPNLKMAGKTGTARFEYWLPGPMKYRASFAGFYPADSPKYTCYVMVSEPNTAKGFYGGAVSAPVFKEIAGKTFLKTPQNIEKEMLVDKRVDLSKMVEPNVKVAVNDKQMPNVVGLIGKNVIPQLENLGYRVDYKGVGRIKEQFPLEGTTISKNQRIYLSLQN
- a CDS encoding UDP-N-acetylmuramoyl-L-alanyl-D-glutamate--2,6-diaminopimelate ligase, whose translation is MIITELVNRIPVTAIHGNSSREVTELVFDSRKATENSLYIAIKGTVSDGHSFISSAIEKGAATIVCEELPEVLAENITYIQVKDSSKALGHLASNFYGNPSRKLKLVGVTGTNGKTSVSTLLFDVFKNMGYDSALLSTVEIRIGEEIIPATHTTPDVITINKILAEAVEKGCEFAFMEVSSHGIAQNRIEGLHFKVAGFTNLTHDHLDYHKTFGEYLKTKKRFFDELEGTAVAITNVDDKNGNVMLQNTKAKKKSYALKTMADYHGKLLEVDFNGMLLNFNGKEFWTTLTGKFNVYNLLLVFGIAEELGFEQDEVLQAVSKLKRVSGRFETFRSDGGIFFIVDYAHTPDALENILDSINDIRTKNERLITVFGCGGDRDHSKRPEMGNIATKKSTLAIITSDNPRTEDPAQIIKEIEAGVEPQNFSKYTSIPDRKEAIKMAIKFAEPKDIVLVAGKGHETYQEINGVKHHFDDKETINELWKLMSK